One segment of Bacteroidales bacterium DNA contains the following:
- a CDS encoding YfhL family 4Fe-4S dicluster ferredoxin codes for MALMITSECAVCGMCVDECPNQAISMGSDIYEINPALCTECVGFYDEPQCVSVCPVDAIVPNPAYSESREELLKKKKHIHGE; via the coding sequence ATGGCGTTAATGATTACTAGCGAATGTGCGGTTTGTGGCATGTGCGTGGATGAATGCCCAAATCAGGCGATCTCTATGGGCAGTGATATTTATGAAATCAATCCTGCTTTATGCACTGAGTGCGTCGGATTTTACGATGAACCCCAATGTGTTTCCGTCTGTCCGGTGGATGCAATTGTTCCGAATCCGGCCTACTCAGAGAGCCGTGAGGAGCTGCTTAAAAAAAAGAAGCATATCCATGGTGAGTGA